One segment of Microscilla marina ATCC 23134 DNA contains the following:
- a CDS encoding carboxypeptidase-like regulatory domain-containing protein gives MKIYRVTQYILIAICWFAFQNAQAQGENQTLILSGVIITGKKAEPVPGAHVYIPKAGRGTTSTVIGSFGLSVVPGDSVAITSVGFKPHYYRVPYDKTDNMSVVIELTEDVQMLDVVEVFPYPTEEIFKERLLALELPDEEVMQTLRKNLSQQILTKMAINMGMDAGANHKYYTNQYAVNMGNRFMAPSLSLLNPFAWARFFQSLKRKKKKKK, from the coding sequence TTGAAGATTTATAGAGTTACTCAATATATTCTAATTGCTATTTGTTGGTTTGCCTTCCAAAATGCACAAGCACAGGGGGAAAATCAAACACTTATTCTTTCGGGGGTTATTATTACCGGAAAAAAAGCCGAACCTGTACCAGGGGCACACGTGTATATCCCCAAAGCAGGCAGAGGTACTACCAGTACAGTCATTGGTAGCTTTGGGCTGTCGGTAGTGCCCGGCGATAGTGTAGCCATTACTTCGGTAGGTTTCAAACCTCATTATTATAGGGTACCCTATGACAAAACAGATAATATGTCGGTGGTGATAGAGTTGACTGAAGATGTACAAATGCTTGACGTAGTAGAGGTGTTTCCTTATCCTACTGAAGAGATATTCAAAGAAAGGCTATTAGCGCTTGAGTTGCCCGACGAAGAAGTAATGCAAACGCTTAGGAAAAACTTAAGCCAACAAATATTGACCAAAATGGCCATTAATATGGGGATGGATGCTGGTGCCAACCATAAATATTACACCAATCAGTATGCAGTAAATATGGGTAATCGTTTTATGGCTCCATCGTTGTCACTGCTCAATCCATTTGCCTGGGCACGCTTCTTTCAATCACTCAAAAGAAAGAAGAAGAAAAAGAAGTAA
- a CDS encoding TlpA family protein disulfide reductase: MKTKLFKLLAVVIVAGLAIAATLPNTSVKDKTANNEVVFIDAKGKKFDEVLKQFKGKVVYIDFWATWCGPCRGQMPYSRKLHEEFKGKDVVFLYISFDRGEKAWRKGIEKMKIQGHHWKPDQKQIGEINKRFKVQYIPRYMLVGKDGKLLADDFYRPSSAKAKKLIGKALDM; the protein is encoded by the coding sequence ATGAAGACAAAATTGTTTAAACTGCTGGCAGTTGTCATAGTGGCAGGGTTGGCAATAGCAGCTACTTTACCCAATACATCAGTCAAAGATAAAACTGCCAATAACGAGGTGGTGTTTATTGATGCTAAAGGTAAAAAATTTGACGAAGTACTCAAGCAGTTCAAAGGCAAAGTAGTATACATAGACTTTTGGGCCACCTGGTGTGGACCTTGTCGGGGACAAATGCCCTACAGCCGCAAACTGCACGAAGAGTTCAAAGGCAAAGACGTAGTATTTTTGTATATTTCATTTGACAGAGGCGAAAAAGCCTGGAGAAAAGGCATTGAGAAAATGAAAATACAAGGGCATCACTGGAAGCCTGATCAAAAACAAATAGGTGAAATCAATAAACGCTTCAAAGTGCAATACATCCCCCGTTATATGTTAGTAGGTAAAGATGGTAAATTACTTGCCGATGATTTTTACCGTCCAAGCAGTGCCAAAGCCAAAAAACTAATAGGCAAAGCCTTGGATATGTAA
- a CDS encoding DUF3667 domain-containing protein produces MKKRRKTDQCLNCGLVFEVPDEFCPRCGQENHQKVKSVRLFLIDSFNDVLDVDSRFYRSIFPFLFKPGLLTNEYVDGKRKRFVQPIRIYLVFSFIYFFVSSLEVNKLTNQKSFKGKIKNSAISDRARRTKDSIELNKLVYKNYKINPVTIDDSLKKNKLAPVDSQYLATIHQGFRAMYAQKQYRDSLKKIKRDSLIYQKRRKRLAGKLNSYRKKLQKITNEEARIALQDKIARYRRDSARTELIFRLKTRQRFYQDSLQRYTNHLQRARRATVLAGIEARLDSIRNTRQSDRQRFGETDQLFFGIHIRRVGELSSLGLKEKAIMDSLHIRRTTINRLIVHQTIRWSNASGAQLISYAVEKLPIVMFFVLPLFALLLKLLYVRRKRYYVEHIIFTLHIHSFAYFIFTFSILFLELAPQGAVYILPITFLLLFIYTYKSFRNVYQQSRIKTLFKIGLIGIAYLLVLIVAFTLGIIVSLLVF; encoded by the coding sequence ATGAAAAAGAGAAGAAAGACCGATCAATGCCTCAATTGTGGGTTGGTGTTTGAAGTGCCCGACGAGTTTTGCCCCAGGTGTGGGCAAGAAAATCATCAAAAGGTAAAGTCAGTTCGTTTGTTTCTAATCGATTCGTTCAATGATGTATTAGACGTTGACTCACGGTTTTATCGTAGTATCTTTCCTTTTTTGTTCAAGCCTGGGCTACTTACCAATGAATATGTCGACGGTAAAAGAAAACGCTTTGTCCAACCTATCCGAATTTACCTGGTATTTAGTTTTATTTACTTTTTTGTTTCTTCATTGGAAGTAAACAAACTCACCAATCAAAAAAGCTTTAAGGGTAAAATTAAAAATTCGGCCATATCAGATCGAGCCCGCCGAACCAAAGATTCTATTGAGCTGAACAAACTGGTCTATAAAAACTATAAAATAAATCCAGTAACCATTGATGACTCTCTTAAGAAAAACAAACTTGCGCCTGTTGACTCACAATACCTGGCAACTATCCATCAGGGTTTTCGGGCTATGTATGCCCAAAAGCAGTACCGAGACTCGCTCAAAAAGATAAAAAGGGACTCACTGATTTACCAAAAACGCAGGAAAAGATTGGCTGGGAAGCTGAACTCTTATCGTAAGAAATTACAAAAAATAACCAATGAAGAGGCTAGAATAGCCCTACAAGATAAGATTGCCCGGTATAGGAGGGATTCGGCAAGAACTGAGCTGATTTTCCGACTTAAAACCAGGCAACGCTTCTACCAAGACAGTCTGCAACGTTATACAAATCATCTACAAAGGGCGCGTCGGGCAACAGTGTTGGCGGGTATAGAGGCTCGCCTTGATTCTATTCGCAACACCCGCCAAAGCGACCGTCAACGTTTTGGTGAAACCGATCAATTGTTTTTTGGCATTCATATTCGGAGAGTAGGCGAGTTATCGTCGTTGGGGCTCAAAGAAAAAGCAATTATGGACTCGCTCCACATCAGGAGAACCACTATCAATCGCTTGATTGTACACCAAACTATTCGCTGGAGCAATGCCAGTGGGGCACAGTTGATTAGCTATGCTGTAGAAAAACTTCCCATTGTCATGTTTTTTGTGTTGCCTTTGTTTGCTTTGTTGCTTAAGCTCTTATATGTCCGTCGTAAAAGGTATTATGTTGAACACATTATTTTTACGCTACACATCCATAGTTTTGCTTACTTTATCTTTACTTTTAGCATACTATTTCTCGAGCTCGCCCCACAAGGCGCAGTTTATATATTACCCATTACTTTTTTGCTGTTGTTTATCTACACCTACAAATCTTTTAGGAATGTGTACCAACAAAGCAGGATCAAAACATTGTTCAAAATTGGGCTGATAGGCATTGCCTACCTGCTTGTCCTGATAGTGGCGTTTACGCTGGGCATTATAGTCAGCTTGCTGGTTTTCTAA
- a CDS encoding ATP-dependent Clp protease ATP-binding subunit yields MEAKFSNRVKEVISLSREEALRLGHDYIGTEHLLLGMIREGEGVAINLLKKLGISLDELRASVEQATRGNATNNVKNLANIPLTRQSEKVLKITYLEAKIFKSQLIGTEHLLLSILRDEDNIATQILSKFDINYELVREHLEYRINHPMDAADADDGDEDSSRMFGGGQGKESMKSSEKSRTPVLDNFGRDLTKLAEQNKLDPIVGREKEIERVAQILSRRKKNNPILIGEPGVGKTAIAEGLALRIVQKKVSRVLFGKRVVTLDLASLVAGTKYRGQFEERMKAVMNELEKSPEVILFIDELHTIVGAGGASGSLDASNMFKPALARGDIQCIGATTLDEYRQYIEKDGALARRFQMVMVEATSPDETLEILNNIKEKYEDHHHVYYTEEAVAACVKLSDRYISDRFLPDKAIDVLDEAGARVHISNIQVPETILNLEERIEDIKKEKNQVVKSQQYEEAAQLRDKEKRLIAELDQAKVDWEEETKKTRYEVSEDSVAEVVGMMTGIPTQRIAQKESARILKMGEKLEARVIGQDEAIQKLVKAIQRTRVGLKDPKKPIGTFIFLGPTGVGKTELAKALATYLFDKEDSLIRIDMSEYMEKFSVSRLVGAPPGYVGYEEGGQLTEKVRRKPYSVVLLDEIEKAHPDVFNILLQVLDDGILTDGLGRRVDFKNTIIIMTSNIGVRDLKDFGAGVGFSTQARQQAQGELMQSTIKNALRKAFSPEFLNRLDDVIIFNSLNREHIHSIIDVMLKEVFSRVEALGYKIELTEEAKDFLSDKGYDPQYGARPLARAIQKYLEDPVAEEILKGVNEGDTILAHYKGEGEELTLTVKKPEETKPEAE; encoded by the coding sequence ATGGAAGCAAAATTCTCTAACAGAGTTAAAGAAGTCATATCGCTCAGCCGTGAAGAAGCCCTTCGCTTGGGTCATGACTACATTGGCACTGAACACTTGCTTTTGGGAATGATCAGAGAGGGAGAAGGAGTTGCGATAAATTTATTAAAAAAATTGGGAATTTCTTTAGATGAACTAAGAGCCTCGGTAGAACAGGCCACCAGAGGAAATGCCACCAATAATGTAAAAAATTTAGCCAATATTCCACTTACTCGTCAATCTGAGAAAGTCCTAAAAATCACTTATTTAGAAGCAAAAATTTTCAAAAGCCAACTCATTGGCACCGAGCATTTACTGCTCTCTATTTTAAGAGATGAAGATAACATTGCCACTCAAATATTAAGTAAGTTTGATATTAATTACGAATTAGTGAGAGAACACCTTGAGTATCGCATTAACCACCCAATGGATGCTGCTGATGCCGATGACGGCGATGAAGATAGTTCTCGAATGTTTGGTGGTGGTCAAGGAAAAGAGTCTATGAAATCATCTGAAAAATCAAGAACACCTGTACTAGACAATTTTGGTCGCGACTTGACCAAACTTGCCGAGCAAAACAAGCTTGACCCTATTGTAGGTAGAGAAAAAGAAATTGAGCGCGTAGCGCAGATATTGAGCCGCCGCAAAAAGAACAACCCTATTTTGATTGGTGAGCCTGGGGTAGGTAAAACAGCCATTGCTGAAGGACTCGCCTTGCGCATTGTTCAAAAGAAAGTGTCGCGTGTGTTATTTGGTAAAAGGGTGGTTACGCTTGACCTTGCGTCGTTGGTAGCTGGTACCAAATACCGTGGACAGTTTGAAGAAAGAATGAAGGCGGTAATGAACGAGTTAGAAAAATCGCCCGAAGTAATTCTTTTCATTGATGAGCTACACACCATTGTAGGTGCAGGTGGAGCTTCAGGCTCGCTTGATGCCTCTAACATGTTCAAACCTGCATTGGCTCGTGGCGACATTCAATGTATTGGTGCTACTACTCTTGATGAGTACCGTCAATACATCGAAAAAGATGGCGCATTGGCCCGTCGTTTCCAAATGGTAATGGTAGAAGCTACCAGCCCTGACGAAACGCTTGAGATTTTGAATAATATCAAAGAAAAATACGAGGATCATCACCACGTATACTATACCGAAGAAGCTGTAGCTGCTTGTGTGAAATTGTCTGATCGCTACATCAGTGATCGTTTTTTGCCTGACAAGGCAATTGATGTACTAGATGAAGCTGGAGCAAGGGTACACATTAGCAACATTCAGGTTCCTGAAACTATTTTGAATCTCGAAGAACGTATCGAGGATATCAAAAAAGAAAAAAACCAAGTAGTGAAAAGCCAACAATACGAAGAGGCTGCCCAACTGCGTGACAAAGAAAAACGCTTGATTGCTGAGCTTGACCAGGCAAAAGTAGATTGGGAAGAGGAAACCAAGAAAACACGCTATGAGGTAAGCGAAGACAGTGTAGCCGAAGTAGTGGGTATGATGACTGGTATTCCAACGCAGCGTATTGCACAAAAAGAGAGTGCTCGAATCCTGAAAATGGGTGAGAAACTAGAAGCACGTGTGATTGGACAGGACGAAGCCATTCAGAAACTGGTAAAAGCGATTCAACGTACCCGTGTAGGATTGAAAGATCCTAAAAAACCCATTGGTACATTTATCTTCTTAGGCCCTACTGGAGTAGGTAAAACAGAGCTTGCCAAGGCATTGGCTACTTATTTGTTTGACAAAGAAGATTCGCTGATTAGAATAGATATGAGTGAGTATATGGAGAAATTCTCGGTATCTCGCTTGGTTGGAGCGCCTCCGGGCTATGTGGGTTACGAAGAAGGTGGTCAATTGACCGAAAAAGTTCGTCGTAAGCCTTATAGTGTAGTATTGCTCGATGAGATTGAAAAAGCTCACCCTGATGTGTTTAATATTTTATTACAGGTATTAGATGACGGAATCTTGACAGATGGTTTGGGTCGCAGAGTTGACTTTAAAAACACCATCATTATTATGACGTCAAACATTGGAGTACGTGATTTGAAAGATTTTGGTGCAGGTGTTGGTTTCTCTACTCAAGCCCGTCAGCAAGCCCAAGGCGAATTGATGCAGAGCACCATCAAAAATGCTTTAAGAAAGGCATTCTCGCCTGAGTTCTTGAATCGTTTGGATGATGTAATCATTTTTAACTCACTTAACCGTGAGCACATTCACTCTATCATTGATGTAATGCTTAAAGAAGTATTTTCCAGAGTAGAAGCTTTGGGGTACAAAATTGAGCTTACCGAAGAGGCTAAAGATTTCTTGTCTGACAAAGGATACGATCCACAGTATGGCGCTCGCCCATTGGCACGTGCCATCCAGAAATACTTGGAAGATCCAGTAGCAGAAGAAATACTGAAAGGTGTAAACGAAGGTGATACTATTTTGGCGCATTACAAAGGCGAAGGCGAAGAGTTGACGCTGACCGTAAAAAAACCAGAAGAGACTAAACCAGAAGCTGAATAA
- a CDS encoding WbqC family protein, protein MTQKNQDTLVLDLQYFPCIAYFVQWLKYPKVCIDIHENYEKQSYRNRCYIMLANKVACLSVPVVKGNRKQLYKDLQIDYDQKWLVQHWRSISSAYGKAPFYEYFADDFHNILHKKPCYLVDLNLELLTKCLKLLKMPESFDLSNNYINLNHTEGFREGRSAIHPKKGFQPDGQYGTFNYAQVFGKQFVPNLSVLDLLFCEGPNAGFILQKTLEMQPDTAPE, encoded by the coding sequence ATGACACAGAAAAATCAAGATACTCTCGTACTCGACCTACAGTATTTTCCCTGTATAGCTTATTTTGTTCAGTGGCTCAAATACCCTAAGGTATGTATTGACATACACGAAAATTACGAAAAACAAAGCTATCGAAACCGATGTTATATCATGTTAGCCAACAAAGTAGCGTGTTTATCTGTTCCTGTAGTCAAGGGCAACCGAAAACAGTTGTATAAAGACCTACAAATAGACTATGATCAAAAATGGTTGGTGCAGCATTGGCGCTCTATAAGCTCAGCTTATGGCAAGGCTCCTTTTTATGAATATTTTGCCGATGATTTTCACAACATATTGCACAAAAAACCCTGCTACCTGGTAGATCTAAACCTTGAATTGCTGACAAAGTGTCTCAAATTATTAAAAATGCCAGAAAGTTTTGATTTATCTAATAATTATATAAATTTAAACCATACAGAAGGCTTTCGAGAGGGTCGTTCTGCCATTCACCCCAAAAAAGGGTTCCAACCTGACGGACAGTATGGCACTTTTAATTACGCTCAGGTGTTTGGCAAACAGTTTGTGCCCAATCTAAGTGTTTTAGACCTCTTGTTTTGTGAAGGTCCCAATGCTGGTTTCATATTACAAAAAACCTTGGAAATGCAACCAGATACAGCACCGGAATAA
- a CDS encoding 3'-5' exonuclease: MVYVIVDLEATCWETRENRANETIEIGAVCIGNEGKWVDEFDTFVKPVTHPVLSEFCTQLTSITQEMVDDAPLFPEALDDFQQWINNCANGDQYVLCSWGYYDRVQFKNDCLLHNLPTQWLASHISLKHQYADIKNMRRPIGMKKALQKEGLFLSGTHHRGIDDAKNIADIFLIYQDFWTMPPNN; encoded by the coding sequence ATGGTATATGTCATTGTTGACCTAGAAGCTACCTGTTGGGAAACACGAGAAAATCGCGCCAATGAAACCATAGAAATAGGCGCTGTATGTATTGGCAATGAGGGCAAATGGGTAGATGAATTTGATACTTTTGTAAAGCCTGTCACTCACCCAGTATTATCAGAATTTTGTACCCAACTTACGTCTATTACTCAAGAAATGGTAGATGATGCTCCATTGTTTCCAGAAGCACTTGACGATTTTCAACAATGGATAAACAACTGTGCCAATGGAGATCAATATGTGTTGTGTTCGTGGGGATATTATGACCGGGTGCAATTTAAAAACGACTGTCTTTTACACAACTTGCCTACTCAATGGCTGGCCTCACATATTAGCCTTAAACACCAATACGCTGATATTAAAAATATGCGGCGACCCATTGGCATGAAAAAAGCATTACAAAAAGAGGGGTTGTTCCTTTCGGGGACTCATCACCGGGGCATTGATGATGCTAAAAATATTGCTGACATTTTTTTGATCTATCAGGATTTCTGGACTATGCCCCCAAACAATTGA
- a CDS encoding lysophospholipid acyltransferase family protein: MLLIRLFALWPFWVLYLWADFIGWLAFSVIGYRKAVVIDNLKKSFPEKSDKEIKEIARRFYRNLGDIIVESLKVVGLSERQLQKRVSYKDYHILEERLKSGTSVIVMTPHSGNWEWLLLACSYLLVKSGFGVDAVYSPLSNQFFDRLMIKIRSKFGADPTPMNMVLRNVIKNKGKARVVAMVADQRPLPNESNYWTEFLHQETAFFIGSERIARKVKFPVVYTSIRRLKRGYYEVSFQALADPPYDKPASAEDMPIIERFAHLVEQDIKACPDQWLWSHKRWKHKRPQKSTMEN; encoded by the coding sequence ATGTTGTTGATAAGGTTGTTTGCCCTGTGGCCTTTTTGGGTACTGTACCTGTGGGCCGATTTTATAGGTTGGCTGGCTTTTAGTGTGATAGGCTACCGCAAAGCAGTAGTAATTGATAATCTGAAAAAATCTTTTCCTGAGAAATCAGACAAAGAAATTAAGGAAATTGCCCGAAGGTTTTACCGCAACCTAGGCGATATTATAGTAGAAAGCCTGAAGGTGGTAGGGTTGAGCGAACGACAGCTGCAAAAGCGAGTGAGTTACAAAGATTACCATATCCTGGAAGAGCGGCTTAAGAGTGGCACTTCGGTAATTGTAATGACGCCACACAGTGGCAACTGGGAGTGGTTGTTGTTGGCTTGTTCTTATTTGCTGGTGAAGTCGGGCTTTGGAGTAGATGCAGTGTATAGCCCTTTGAGCAACCAGTTTTTTGACCGTTTGATGATTAAGATTCGGAGTAAGTTTGGGGCAGACCCAACACCTATGAATATGGTGTTACGAAATGTAATCAAGAATAAAGGTAAAGCCAGGGTAGTGGCTATGGTGGCCGACCAACGCCCTTTGCCCAATGAATCAAATTACTGGACAGAGTTTTTGCACCAAGAGACGGCTTTTTTTATCGGTTCAGAGCGCATTGCCCGTAAGGTAAAGTTTCCGGTAGTATATACCAGTATTCGCCGGTTAAAGCGAGGGTATTATGAGGTAAGCTTTCAAGCGCTTGCCGACCCTCCTTATGACAAGCCTGCTTCGGCAGAAGACATGCCCATTATTGAGCGATTTGCCCATTTGGTAGAGCAAGACATCAAAGCTTGTCCTGATCAGTGGCTATGGTCACACAAACGTTGGAAGCACAAGCGTCCTCAGAAATCAACCATGGAGAATTAG
- a CDS encoding STAS/SEC14 domain-containing protein translates to MLYYDKKWCKISYHADIPCIQLDWSGFVTGEKFREACNAALSLLKEKKASKMIANNSQAKLVSLEDQKWMNEEWFPQAYAAGYRTSAVVESENIFNEVAVKNIVNKMENGKFTVQYFHNLERAKEWLKEFKVELV, encoded by the coding sequence ATGCTTTACTATGATAAAAAATGGTGTAAAATCTCATACCATGCCGATATACCCTGTATACAGCTAGACTGGTCTGGATTTGTAACCGGAGAAAAGTTTCGTGAAGCCTGTAATGCTGCACTTTCACTACTTAAAGAAAAAAAAGCCAGCAAAATGATTGCTAACAATAGCCAAGCTAAACTGGTATCGTTAGAAGATCAGAAATGGATGAATGAAGAGTGGTTTCCACAAGCTTATGCTGCGGGTTACCGTACATCGGCAGTGGTGGAGTCAGAGAATATATTCAATGAAGTAGCCGTAAAAAACATTGTTAACAAAATGGAAAACGGCAAGTTTACTGTACAATATTTTCATAACCTTGAACGCGCCAAAGAGTGGCTCAAGGAGTTTAAAGTCGAACTGGTATAA
- a CDS encoding patatin-like phospholipase family protein, whose protein sequence is MKKTALILQGGGALGAYQYGVIKGFYEKDKNFNPSIITGVSIGAINGAVMLGGKLGPVKSLEKLWDTLKTPSSSFIPPKWRSSISKFGNPNMYFINPALMFSPLTAQSIYDISPFCKLLDEIIDFDQLNTHPSTLIIETVNVESGQLERFSNKSEEGLTIDKIIASMSIPPNFPAVKIDQGYYWDGGLYANMPLSPAINHLEALESENGEAITERELIVVSLFRKNAQMPSNINEVTERIKEIIFAGKLNLDKKMFEQMNDCIDLIKEIDKDLNKDSKVRENKVYQKLLNHKKINPPLVLEYRAEGVIGTDDFSEQAMDFRVRQGYRDAVATLKKPREVALSPN, encoded by the coding sequence ATGAAAAAAACAGCATTAATCCTGCAAGGTGGGGGTGCCCTTGGTGCCTACCAATATGGTGTTATTAAAGGTTTTTACGAAAAAGACAAAAATTTTAATCCAAGTATCATCACAGGAGTATCTATAGGGGCTATCAACGGAGCCGTGATGCTTGGCGGCAAACTGGGGCCAGTAAAGTCGCTTGAAAAGTTATGGGATACACTCAAAACTCCTTCCTCTTCTTTTATTCCACCAAAGTGGCGCAGTTCTATCTCAAAATTTGGCAACCCTAATATGTATTTTATCAATCCCGCATTGATGTTCTCGCCACTGACTGCCCAAAGCATTTACGACATCAGTCCTTTTTGTAAGCTGTTGGACGAAATCATAGACTTTGACCAATTAAACACCCACCCCAGTACTTTAATCATAGAAACAGTCAATGTGGAGTCGGGGCAACTGGAGAGGTTTTCAAACAAAAGTGAAGAAGGCCTCACCATCGATAAGATCATTGCCAGCATGAGTATTCCACCCAATTTTCCGGCAGTAAAAATAGACCAGGGTTACTATTGGGATGGGGGGCTTTATGCCAATATGCCATTAAGTCCGGCAATTAATCATTTGGAAGCACTAGAGAGCGAAAATGGTGAAGCTATCACCGAAAGGGAATTAATAGTGGTGAGTTTGTTTAGAAAAAACGCCCAAATGCCCTCCAATATCAACGAAGTAACAGAGCGAATCAAAGAGATTATTTTTGCTGGAAAGCTTAACCTTGACAAAAAAATGTTTGAGCAAATGAACGATTGTATTGACCTGATCAAGGAAATAGACAAAGACCTAAACAAAGACAGCAAAGTAAGGGAAAATAAGGTCTACCAAAAATTGTTGAATCACAAAAAAATTAACCCTCCCCTTGTGTTAGAATACCGTGCTGAGGGGGTGATAGGTACAGACGATTTTAGTGAGCAAGCAATGGACTTTAGAGTAAGGCAAGGTTACCGTGATGCAGTGGCTACACTCAAAAAACCACGGGAAGTTGCCCTCTCTCCCAATTAG
- a CDS encoding L-threonylcarbamoyladenylate synthase codes for MIATLFKTHPDNPEMRKISQVVECLRSGGVIIYPTDTVYGLGCDIHNQKAVEKICQIKKINPKKRKNLSFICNDLSHIAEYARIGNATFKLMKKALPGPYTFILETSSRVPKILNISKKNVGIRIPDNNIARLIVKELGNPIITSSVLAEDEVVKYLTDPEDIYEQYKHKVDLVIDGGNGSNVGSTIIDCSDDNVTVLRQGAGDIMQFI; via the coding sequence ATGATAGCAACACTTTTTAAAACTCACCCTGACAACCCCGAAATGCGTAAAATAAGCCAGGTAGTAGAATGCTTACGCAGTGGTGGGGTGATTATTTACCCTACTGACACTGTATATGGGTTGGGGTGTGATATTCACAATCAAAAAGCAGTGGAAAAAATTTGTCAAATAAAAAAAATCAACCCTAAGAAACGCAAAAACCTATCATTTATATGCAATGACCTCAGCCACATTGCCGAGTATGCCCGTATAGGAAATGCTACTTTTAAGCTTATGAAAAAAGCCTTGCCTGGTCCTTATACTTTTATACTTGAAACCAGTAGCCGGGTACCCAAAATTTTAAATATCAGCAAAAAAAACGTAGGAATACGTATTCCTGATAACAATATTGCCCGCCTGATTGTAAAGGAACTAGGCAACCCCATTATCACGAGTTCGGTACTTGCCGAAGACGAAGTAGTAAAGTACCTGACCGACCCTGAGGATATTTATGAACAATACAAACACAAGGTAGACCTGGTGATTGACGGAGGCAATGGCAGCAACGTGGGCTCTACCATTATAGATTGCAGCGACGATAATGTAACGGTGCTTCGTCAGGGGGCAGGAGATATCATGCAGTTTATATAA
- the mltG gene encoding endolytic transglycosylase MltG: protein MVMIAVSMITVSITFYGYQLVRTPNFQVDKKDTYLYIPQGANFKTVLDSLKARDLVQNTVSFAFLSKLLKYQDNVKPGRYLIKQNMTNLEAVRMLRAGLQSPVRLTFNSVRLKQDLVEKVSKELPFQAGEFGKLLNDSQVVKKYGFDTTTVVSMFLPNTYQVYWNISPKQLLDRMHKEYKKFWNDQRLAKAKTIGLKPKEVSVLASIVQAETNKNDEKPRIAGVYINRLQKEIPLEADPTLVFAMKDFTIKRVLNRHKKVESPYNTYKYKGLPPGPINVPSIASLDAVLNYEQHDYLFFCAKADFSGYHAFAKTNAQHNRNARLYHRALNLRRIK from the coding sequence ATGGTTATGATAGCTGTGTCTATGATAACCGTCTCTATTACTTTTTATGGGTATCAATTGGTGCGTACCCCCAATTTTCAGGTAGATAAAAAAGATACCTATTTATATATACCCCAAGGGGCAAATTTTAAAACAGTACTTGACTCGCTCAAGGCCAGAGATTTGGTACAAAACACCGTCTCTTTTGCATTTTTGTCTAAGTTGTTAAAGTATCAGGACAATGTAAAGCCAGGGCGTTATTTGATTAAGCAAAACATGACCAACCTGGAAGCAGTGCGTATGTTACGGGCTGGTTTGCAGAGCCCGGTCAGGCTTACTTTCAATAGTGTGCGCCTAAAGCAAGATCTGGTAGAAAAGGTAAGCAAAGAGTTGCCTTTTCAGGCGGGCGAGTTTGGCAAACTACTGAACGATTCACAAGTGGTCAAGAAATATGGCTTTGACACCACCACAGTTGTATCTATGTTTTTGCCCAATACTTATCAGGTATACTGGAATATATCGCCTAAACAATTGCTCGATCGAATGCACAAAGAGTATAAAAAATTTTGGAATGACCAGCGATTGGCCAAAGCCAAAACTATAGGGCTAAAGCCAAAAGAGGTATCAGTGCTTGCGTCGATAGTACAGGCAGAAACTAACAAAAACGACGAAAAACCCAGAATAGCCGGAGTGTACATCAATCGTTTGCAAAAAGAGATTCCCCTTGAAGCAGACCCTACCCTGGTGTTTGCCATGAAGGACTTTACCATCAAACGAGTCCTGAACCGCCACAAAAAGGTAGAGTCGCCTTATAACACCTATAAATACAAAGGTTTGCCTCCCGGCCCTATCAATGTGCCCTCGATAGCCTCGTTAGATGCCGTATTGAACTATGAACAGCACGATTATTTGTTTTTTTGTGCCAAAGCTGATTTTTCGGGTTACCATGCGTTTGCCAAAACCAACGCACAACACAATCGAAATGCCCGGCTTTACCACCGAGCTTTGAACCTGCGACGGATCAAGTAA